The following coding sequences lie in one Mucilaginibacter sp. KACC 22773 genomic window:
- a CDS encoding DsbA family oxidoreductase, with protein MMKVEIWSDVMCPFCYIGKRRFEEALEQFEHKDQVEIEWKSFQLNPDMKTDPNINISQYLADAKGWTLEYARQMNNHVTQMAAEVGLTYDFDRSVVANSFRAHRFSHLAKKHGLGDKAEEALFKAYFTDGLNIDDTDTLVNLGTGIGLDAAEIKQVLESDTYADDVKRDIAEAQQLGIRGVPFFVMNNKYGVSGAQAVPVFQETIEKSFAEWQQENNKPALTIIEGESCGPDGDCA; from the coding sequence ATGATGAAAGTAGAGATCTGGAGCGACGTAATGTGCCCGTTTTGTTATATAGGCAAACGCCGGTTTGAAGAAGCTTTGGAACAATTTGAGCATAAAGACCAGGTTGAAATTGAATGGAAAAGCTTTCAGCTTAACCCGGATATGAAAACCGACCCCAATATTAACATTAGCCAGTACCTGGCAGATGCAAAAGGCTGGACACTTGAATACGCCCGGCAAATGAACAACCACGTAACCCAGATGGCGGCCGAAGTTGGCCTGACCTATGATTTTGACAGATCGGTTGTTGCCAATAGTTTTAGGGCACATCGTTTTAGCCACCTGGCTAAAAAGCATGGTTTAGGCGACAAAGCGGAAGAAGCGCTGTTTAAAGCTTACTTTACTGATGGTTTAAACATTGATGATACCGATACCCTTGTAAACCTGGGCACCGGCATTGGTCTTGATGCTGCCGAAATAAAGCAGGTACTGGAAAGCGACACTTATGCCGATGATGTAAAACGTGATATTGCCGAAGCACAGCAATTAGGCATCAGGGGCGTTCCGTTTTTTGTGATGAATAACAAATATGGCGTATCGGGCGCGCAGGCGGTTCCCGTTTTCCAGGAGACTATCGAAAAATCGTTTGCCGAATGGCAGCAGGAGAACAACAAACCGGCGCTAACTATTATTGAAGGAGAATCGTGCGGGCCGGATGGCGACTGCGCTTAA
- a CDS encoding MFS transporter, with the protein MIDAPALPVLNNKKTLRIAVGAMFFMAGLSFSSWASRIATVQQTMGLSDAALGAVLFSLPVGLMASLPFSGWIITKIGSRRLLIGALLVYACALVTLGLAQNTFQLIICLVCFGFSSNAVNIAVNTQAVAAEEIYQRPILASFHGLWSLAGFVGGGFGTLMIAFKIAPVYHFLFMLLVIVTGLAISARYLKDDKVASAGPAFVMPDKSLIKLGIIAFCSMICEGAMFDWSVIYFKKIVLAPAEWVGIGFTAFMCTMFIGRFVADGFAHRYGLKRTLQVSGALTATGLTIAVIFPDFYTAIFGFLLVGAGVSSVVPMVYSAAGKSKTMLPGVALAAVSTIGFLGFFVGPPVIGFIAGIATLRASFVLIALMGLSVVLVSTKAKLDS; encoded by the coding sequence ATGATAGATGCACCCGCCCTACCGGTTTTAAATAACAAAAAAACATTGCGCATTGCCGTGGGAGCTATGTTTTTTATGGCCGGGTTAAGCTTTTCAAGCTGGGCATCGCGTATCGCTACAGTACAACAAACCATGGGCCTGTCTGATGCGGCACTTGGCGCCGTGTTATTCTCGCTACCCGTTGGGCTAATGGCATCCCTGCCATTTTCGGGCTGGATTATTACCAAAATTGGCAGCCGCAGGTTACTCATCGGCGCATTGCTGGTTTATGCCTGCGCATTGGTTACTTTGGGCCTGGCTCAAAATACTTTTCAGCTTATCATTTGCCTGGTTTGTTTTGGGTTTAGCAGTAATGCCGTTAATATAGCTGTTAATACACAAGCCGTGGCTGCTGAAGAAATATACCAACGGCCCATATTGGCCTCTTTCCATGGTTTATGGAGCCTGGCAGGTTTTGTTGGCGGCGGCTTTGGTACGCTAATGATTGCATTTAAAATAGCGCCTGTATACCACTTTTTGTTTATGCTGCTGGTTATTGTAACGGGGCTGGCTATATCTGCCCGTTATTTAAAAGATGATAAGGTAGCCAGCGCAGGGCCAGCATTTGTCATGCCCGATAAATCGCTCATTAAATTAGGTATCATCGCATTTTGTTCGATGATATGTGAAGGTGCCATGTTTGACTGGAGCGTTATCTACTTCAAAAAAATTGTGCTTGCCCCTGCCGAGTGGGTGGGTATTGGTTTCACCGCCTTTATGTGTACCATGTTTATAGGCCGTTTTGTGGCCGATGGATTTGCTCATAGGTACGGCTTAAAACGCACTTTGCAGGTAAGTGGCGCCTTAACAGCTACCGGCCTTACTATCGCAGTAATTTTTCCTGATTTTTACACCGCCATATTCGGGTTCCTGTTAGTTGGCGCAGGCGTATCGTCTGTTGTTCCGATGGTGTACAGCGCTGCCGGCAAATCAAAAACTATGCTGCCGGGCGTTGCCTTGGCTGCCGTGTCAACCATAGGCTTCCTGGGCTTTTTTGTAGGTCCTCCGGTTATCGGCTTTATTGCAGGTATTGCCACATTGCGGGCATCGTTTGTGCTCATCGCGCTCATGGGGCTTTCGGTAGTTTTGGTATCAACCAAGGCTAAACTCGATTCTTAG